A section of the Gloeobacter violaceus PCC 7421 genome encodes:
- a CDS encoding NUDIX domain-containing protein translates to MIFWYTVPVLPARLVRDAAGRLHHPHQILESFMSSESLDSWQKLDSETLGTNPYWSYRRDHFRTAGGNTGIYYYVQTPGSVLVVPLMDEKTVLMVRQYRYLRDCESLELPGGGRKIGQSALEGAQNELREETGFRAALWQEVGGFNPCKGLTDEWCTVFVCRQLQSDPLEGEDPFEVTAAVPVAVADIPSKVADGEIWCGMTVAAWFLAARTLTD, encoded by the coding sequence ATGATTTTTTGGTATACTGTCCCCGTCCTGCCCGCGCGGTTGGTCCGCGACGCGGCGGGACGACTGCACCACCCGCACCAAATTCTCGAAAGCTTCATGAGCAGCGAAAGCCTCGATTCCTGGCAAAAACTCGACAGCGAGACCCTCGGCACCAACCCCTACTGGAGCTACCGGCGCGACCACTTTCGGACCGCCGGGGGCAATACGGGTATATATTACTATGTCCAGACGCCCGGCTCGGTGCTGGTGGTGCCGTTGATGGACGAAAAGACCGTCCTGATGGTGCGCCAGTACCGCTACTTGCGCGATTGCGAGAGCCTCGAACTGCCGGGGGGCGGGCGCAAAATCGGTCAAAGCGCCCTCGAAGGCGCCCAGAACGAGTTGCGTGAGGAAACCGGCTTTCGGGCGGCACTGTGGCAGGAAGTGGGCGGCTTCAACCCGTGCAAGGGCCTCACCGACGAGTGGTGCACGGTGTTTGTCTGCCGCCAATTGCAAAGCGATCCCCTGGAGGGCGAAGACCCCTTTGAAGTGACTGCCGCGGTGCCGGTGGCCGTCGCCGATATCCCCTCCAAAGTGGCCGACGGCGAGATCTGGTGCGGCATGACCGTTGCCGCCTGGTTTCTGGCGGCCCGGACGCTCACAGACTGA
- a CDS encoding SRPBCC family protein — MAIGTSDTVAAHGNHRVSIDIAAPPELAYALWTQFENFPRYFRHILEVRTAPENRLVQHWKGKIFGIEQEWDAEISTLTPNRVIAWRSVKGFENSGSLTFEPRAGVGTQLTAQIGYDPPMGALGDIAEAVWVKNRFDEGLQEDLTRFKTYCEGIYGRIAERTQKGESMEAALQAVLAGEEGMIAQDLPTRIEPAEYDMDHAPRGGVITTTELTNRLGWGEVAFTLLDVRPLEAYKAAHIQGANAAPLESLEEIAREITAPMSGEGDRQLIVYSESGDGLSAVAAQRLLAVGYTNVLDYTDGFAAWRSAGQPVETQTMGQIQSKGLPEREEYIDRVITAPTPNDNPVVGSTADGQEKVKPQAYGSPMGRAGENAALSEEEFLRRQEQRDEDSAKTDPR; from the coding sequence ATGGCAATCGGTACCAGTGATACCGTTGCTGCCCACGGCAACCACAGGGTGAGCATCGATATCGCCGCCCCCCCGGAGCTGGCCTACGCCCTCTGGACCCAATTTGAAAATTTTCCCCGTTACTTCCGCCACATCCTGGAGGTGCGCACGGCTCCAGAGAACCGTCTGGTGCAGCACTGGAAGGGCAAAATCTTCGGCATCGAGCAGGAATGGGACGCCGAAATCAGCACCCTCACCCCCAACCGGGTAATCGCCTGGCGCTCGGTAAAAGGTTTCGAGAACAGCGGTTCGTTGACCTTCGAACCCCGTGCGGGCGTAGGTACGCAGCTGACTGCTCAGATCGGCTACGACCCGCCCATGGGTGCCCTGGGCGATATCGCCGAAGCGGTCTGGGTGAAAAATCGCTTCGACGAAGGCTTGCAGGAGGATCTCACCCGCTTCAAGACCTACTGCGAAGGAATCTACGGGCGCATTGCCGAACGAACCCAGAAGGGTGAATCGATGGAAGCGGCTTTGCAGGCGGTGCTGGCAGGCGAAGAAGGCATGATCGCCCAGGACTTGCCCACCCGTATCGAACCGGCCGAATACGACATGGACCATGCCCCGCGGGGCGGGGTGATTACCACCACCGAATTGACGAATCGCCTCGGCTGGGGGGAGGTGGCCTTCACTCTGCTCGATGTGCGTCCGCTGGAAGCTTACAAAGCGGCCCACATCCAGGGGGCAAACGCCGCGCCGTTGGAGTCTCTGGAGGAGATTGCGCGCGAAATCACCGCCCCGATGAGCGGCGAGGGCGATCGGCAGTTGATCGTCTATTCCGAAAGCGGCGACGGCCTCAGTGCCGTTGCTGCCCAACGCCTGCTTGCAGTTGGCTACACCAACGTGCTCGATTACACCGACGGCTTCGCCGCCTGGCGCTCGGCGGGTCAGCCCGTCGAGACACAGACCATGGGTCAGATCCAGAGCAAGGGGTTGCCCGAGCGCGAGGAGTACATCGATCGCGTGATCACCGCCCCGACCCCCAACGACAACCCGGTGGTGGGCAGCACGGCCGACGGCCAGGAAAAGGTCAAGCCCCAAGCCTACGGTTCCCCCATGGGCCGTGCTGGCGAGAACGCGGCCTTAAGCGAGGAAGAGTTCCTGCGCAGGCAGGAACAGAGGGACGAGGACAGCGCCAAGACCGATCCCCGCTAG
- a CDS encoding NUDIX domain-containing protein, whose protein sequence is MKRMPPKAAAAAAPALPDTFIPQPLYDQILANLPIACVDVAIVAQGAVLLVKRKVPPAMGQWWVPGGRVLKNEMMKDAARRKAFEEVGIECHVGPIIHTAETIFPDGPSGIPIHSINSCFFLYPVAAVGAPVLDRFHEEYLWVQRIADGLHPYVVKCLMGAGLD, encoded by the coding sequence ATGAAGAGAATGCCGCCCAAAGCCGCCGCTGCCGCCGCGCCCGCATTGCCCGACACGTTTATTCCCCAACCGCTGTACGACCAGATTCTCGCCAATCTGCCCATCGCCTGTGTGGATGTGGCTATCGTCGCCCAGGGTGCGGTCCTGCTCGTCAAGCGCAAGGTGCCCCCGGCGATGGGGCAGTGGTGGGTACCCGGAGGCCGGGTGCTCAAGAACGAAATGATGAAGGATGCCGCCCGGCGCAAAGCCTTCGAAGAGGTCGGCATCGAATGCCACGTGGGGCCGATCATCCACACCGCCGAGACGATCTTTCCGGACGGTCCCTCGGGTATCCCGATCCACAGCATCAACAGCTGCTTTTTTTTGTATCCGGTCGCCGCGGTCGGAGCACCCGTGCTCGATCGCTTCCACGAAGAATATCTCTGGGTGCAGCGCATCGCGGACGGACTGCACCCCTACGTGGTCAAGTGCTTGATGGGCGCGGGCCTCGACTGA
- a CDS encoding 2-oxo acid dehydrogenase subunit E2, translating into MVITEIKIPQLGEGLQEVLIDRLLKRSGEHIKRDEAIYVIETDKALMDVESPYEGVIQEWLVEENDVVLVGSPVARIQTIIEHSAAPHLEPRKAEFPETKPKSQIAPSSSAVIPPRTRAYCKQLGIPEDEMLQISALTEKLMPRDVDKYVAAKSNPEILPSLEQVRCDYLERSISGKQKTLLYRLKRSTELVVPGTISRPVAWFRLQEGIQILTNRGDSPLPSEFQMFAYCVAQASKKHPKFRSVLTGENSVREYRLLNLGIAIARPNDELITAVIPEADCLSPAAFANTARRQMRKAIKEGDQASESTQITLSYLGEYGIVDATPALVAPAVAVMFIGSTYGQAGKQVANIALTFDHRLINGAGAALFLNDIAQQVESFSSEL; encoded by the coding sequence ATGGTCATCACAGAAATCAAGATTCCCCAGTTGGGAGAGGGTTTGCAGGAAGTTTTGATTGACAGACTACTCAAGCGCTCCGGTGAGCACATCAAGCGGGATGAGGCAATCTACGTCATAGAGACGGACAAAGCTCTGATGGATGTGGAGTCACCTTATGAAGGAGTGATTCAAGAATGGCTGGTGGAAGAAAATGATGTTGTCCTCGTTGGAAGTCCAGTTGCACGGATCCAAACCATTATCGAGCATTCGGCCGCCCCGCACTTGGAGCCACGAAAAGCGGAGTTTCCTGAAACGAAGCCAAAATCCCAGATTGCCCCTTCCTCTTCGGCCGTAATTCCGCCACGAACCCGCGCCTACTGTAAGCAGTTGGGGATCCCTGAAGATGAGATGCTCCAGATCTCAGCTCTAACGGAAAAGCTGATGCCACGGGATGTAGACAAATACGTTGCTGCGAAGTCAAACCCAGAAATTTTACCGAGTCTGGAGCAAGTTCGTTGCGATTACCTGGAGCGCTCTATATCCGGCAAACAGAAAACACTGCTCTATCGACTCAAGCGCAGCACTGAATTGGTAGTGCCGGGGACCATTTCACGCCCAGTGGCTTGGTTTCGCCTTCAAGAAGGGATTCAGATTCTCACGAACAGAGGAGATTCTCCTTTGCCTTCTGAATTTCAGATGTTCGCCTATTGTGTAGCACAAGCAAGTAAGAAACACCCCAAATTTCGTTCTGTTTTGACAGGTGAAAATTCGGTTCGAGAGTACCGTCTTCTAAACCTGGGGATTGCGATTGCCAGACCCAATGACGAACTAATTACGGCAGTGATCCCTGAGGCAGACTGTTTGAGCCCTGCAGCATTCGCAAATACAGCACGGCGACAGATGAGAAAAGCAATCAAAGAAGGAGATCAAGCTTCTGAGTCAACCCAAATCACCTTGTCATACCTTGGTGAATATGGAATTGTTGACGCAACACCTGCCCTGGTAGCCCCTGCAGTCGCTGTCATGTTCATCGGCTCAACCTATGGGCAGGCGGGTAAACAGGTTGCCAACATAGCATTGACTTTCGATCATCGCTTGATCAACGGAGCTGGGGCCGCACTCTTTTTGAATGATATCGCTCAGCAAGTCGAATCTTTTTCAAGTGAATTATGA
- a CDS encoding rhodanese-like domain-containing protein, with translation MASEATTVRAPHRTTVEVQAKAELLYSLWKQFECSPLFFHHVKSVELDPTNCHIQRWSGDIGGTAQEWTVYITELEPNRRIAWRSVQSDFENSGSVTFEPSPAGEATRLTVEMFFELPTALETDGPEALQETFAAHLAEDLSRLGPMVETLEARLDSHRLAGEPLDAALTRLLRSEAGWPERLAKGNGNDPAAVFEASGVFVHAGARHIDASALLALLQSGNPLLLIDVRFSSDYEQGHIEGAANASLDRLELFVYEQFEQMESTLELPVVLYSDLDGIAARGTLILQEAGYFPVLEYAGGFTEWEAMGLPVCRYAEEEAEESPQVGTSEPPAPAEFPTASGPEPAAAFELLAASATLLAEPDQTPFNPWTPSAEEHLPPGGEEHFGAQADEMLAFADLSSAEVQMPMDDEEDEDAPF, from the coding sequence ATGGCGTCCGAAGCGACTACGGTCCGCGCTCCACACCGCACCACCGTGGAAGTCCAGGCAAAAGCGGAACTGCTCTATTCGCTGTGGAAACAGTTTGAATGTTCGCCGTTATTTTTCCACCACGTCAAAAGCGTCGAACTCGATCCCACTAACTGCCACATCCAGCGCTGGAGCGGCGATATCGGCGGTACCGCGCAGGAGTGGACGGTCTATATTACCGAACTAGAACCCAACCGCCGGATTGCCTGGCGCTCGGTGCAGAGCGACTTTGAAAACAGCGGATCGGTGACTTTCGAGCCCTCCCCTGCAGGGGAGGCGACCCGACTCACCGTCGAAATGTTCTTCGAACTGCCCACGGCACTCGAAACCGACGGCCCCGAGGCGCTCCAAGAAACCTTCGCAGCCCATCTTGCAGAGGATCTCAGCCGTCTGGGGCCGATGGTGGAAACGCTCGAAGCTCGGCTCGACAGCCATCGGTTGGCAGGCGAGCCGCTCGACGCAGCGCTGACGCGCTTGCTCCGCAGCGAAGCCGGGTGGCCGGAACGTTTGGCAAAAGGCAATGGCAACGATCCCGCTGCTGTGTTTGAGGCGAGCGGTGTCTTTGTGCATGCCGGTGCCCGCCACATCGACGCTTCTGCCCTGCTCGCACTGCTCCAAAGCGGTAACCCGTTGCTGCTCATCGATGTGCGCTTCAGCAGCGACTACGAACAAGGGCACATCGAAGGAGCGGCTAATGCTTCCCTGGATAGACTTGAATTGTTTGTCTACGAGCAGTTCGAGCAGATGGAAAGCACCCTCGAACTGCCCGTCGTGCTTTACAGCGACCTCGACGGCATCGCGGCGCGTGGGACGCTCATCCTCCAAGAAGCGGGCTACTTCCCGGTCCTGGAGTACGCGGGCGGTTTTACCGAGTGGGAGGCGATGGGCCTGCCCGTCTGCCGCTACGCCGAGGAAGAAGCGGAGGAGTCGCCGCAGGTGGGTACCTCCGAGCCGCCGGCCCCGGCCGAGTTCCCCACCGCCTCGGGTCCAGAGCCGGCGGCGGCTTTCGAGCTTTTAGCCGCGTCCGCGACGCTCCTGGCCGAGCCGGACCAGACCCCGTTCAACCCATGGACGCCGTCTGCAGAAGAACACCTGCCACCCGGCGGCGAAGAGCACTTTGGAGCCCAAGCCGACGAGATGCTTGCTTTTGCGGACCTCTCGTCGGCCGAGGTGCAGATGCCGATGGACGACGAGGAGGACGAGGACGCTCCATTTTGA
- the fabF gene encoding beta-ketoacyl-ACP synthase II, giving the protein MKSRNQRELKRVVVTGMGSITPLQNDPESFWQQLLVGRSGVSRITYFDTSHHRCQIAAEVKGFEASDYLSLKAAKRTERCIQFAIAGARQALDDAQFSIDALNASQVGVVIGTAIGGIRIFEAQANVYAQKGPDRCSPFLTPMTICNMAAAQVAIQIGATGPCFCPATACAAGSNAIGDAFRLIQLGHVQAVIAGGTEAPITPLVIAGFEAARVVSTLNQEPEKASRPFDKSRDGFVIGEGSGILLLEELEHALRRGKKIYAELIGYGASCDAHHITSPLPTGAGAAQAMRLAIEDADLSPGQVNYINAHGTSTLANDAMEIKGISLAFGELAPLIPINSTKSMTGHLLGAAGGIEAIATIMTITKDQIPATLNLQNPDTECDLDFVTKESRHKIVDVAMSNSFGFGGHNVSLIFRKFPGMLE; this is encoded by the coding sequence ATGAAAAGCAGGAATCAAAGAGAGTTAAAGCGCGTTGTCGTCACAGGCATGGGATCAATTACTCCTCTACAAAATGATCCAGAATCCTTCTGGCAGCAGTTACTTGTTGGCAGATCTGGGGTGAGTCGGATCACGTACTTTGACACATCGCATCATCGTTGCCAGATTGCTGCTGAAGTAAAGGGGTTTGAGGCGTCAGATTATCTATCATTAAAAGCAGCTAAGCGCACCGAAAGATGTATTCAGTTCGCTATTGCCGGGGCTAGGCAGGCCCTTGACGATGCTCAATTTTCGATCGATGCACTGAATGCCAGTCAAGTGGGGGTCGTGATTGGTACAGCCATTGGGGGAATCCGAATCTTCGAAGCACAAGCAAATGTTTATGCCCAGAAAGGACCAGATCGTTGCAGTCCCTTTTTGACGCCGATGACGATTTGCAATATGGCTGCTGCTCAGGTCGCTATTCAAATTGGAGCGACGGGGCCATGTTTTTGCCCAGCTACTGCTTGTGCTGCCGGTTCCAATGCGATTGGAGATGCTTTTCGGTTAATTCAGTTGGGGCATGTTCAAGCAGTGATTGCTGGAGGCACCGAAGCGCCCATCACACCATTGGTCATCGCAGGGTTTGAAGCTGCTAGAGTTGTATCTACTCTCAATCAGGAACCGGAAAAAGCTAGTCGACCTTTTGATAAAAGTAGGGATGGATTTGTCATTGGAGAAGGTTCAGGAATCCTTTTGCTTGAGGAACTTGAACACGCTCTCAGGCGCGGTAAAAAGATATATGCAGAATTGATCGGATATGGAGCTAGTTGTGATGCACATCATATCACTTCTCCTTTACCAACCGGTGCTGGGGCAGCTCAGGCAATGCGACTGGCTATCGAGGATGCCGACTTATCTCCTGGCCAGGTCAATTACATTAATGCCCACGGCACTAGCACCCTTGCTAACGATGCAATGGAAATTAAAGGAATTAGTCTTGCATTTGGAGAACTAGCTCCTCTGATTCCTATCAACTCCACCAAATCGATGACTGGTCACCTCTTAGGAGCAGCGGGGGGGATTGAAGCTATCGCAACAATCATGACGATCACTAAGGACCAGATCCCTGCCACGCTCAATCTCCAAAATCCTGATACTGAATGCGATCTCGATTTTGTGACGAAGGAAAGTCGTCACAAAATTGTGGATGTAGCGATGTCAAATTCATTTGGATTTGGGGGACATAACGTATCATTAATTTTTCGCAAGTTCCCCGGCATGCTTGAATAA
- a CDS encoding sigma-70 family RNA polymerase sigma factor, translating to MSTVEDYGHQAGSEGDLTQLLCNWQRGDRQALDRLAPILEGELRQLARHLLRSERCGHTLRPTALVNEAYLRLIDQRQGWQNRAHFFGVAAHLMRRVLVDYARARARHKRGGGACMLSLDESLAVAAPEADIDLLILDAALERLAIHSPEECRVVELRYFAGLTISETAEVLGLSAGAVTRRWAFARAWLRRELGDETSE from the coding sequence ATGAGTACCGTTGAGGACTACGGCCACCAGGCTGGGAGCGAAGGTGATCTCACACAACTACTATGCAACTGGCAGCGCGGAGACCGACAAGCTCTCGACCGCCTGGCACCGATTCTTGAAGGCGAACTGCGCCAACTGGCCCGGCATCTATTGCGCTCGGAGCGCTGCGGACATACCCTGCGGCCGACGGCCCTCGTCAACGAGGCCTATCTGAGGCTGATCGACCAGCGCCAGGGCTGGCAGAACCGCGCCCACTTTTTCGGAGTGGCGGCCCACCTGATGCGACGGGTACTGGTGGATTACGCCCGCGCCCGCGCCCGACACAAGCGGGGTGGCGGGGCATGCATGCTGTCTTTGGATGAATCCCTCGCGGTGGCCGCGCCAGAGGCCGATATCGATCTGCTGATCCTGGATGCGGCGCTGGAGCGGCTGGCTATCCACTCGCCCGAGGAGTGCCGGGTGGTCGAGTTGCGTTATTTTGCCGGTCTTACCATCTCGGAGACTGCCGAGGTACTGGGTCTGTCGGCAGGAGCGGTTACCCGCCGCTGGGCCTTCGCCCGCGCTTGGCTGCGTCGGGAACTGGGTGATGAGACTTCCGAGTGA
- a CDS encoding transketolase C-terminal domain-containing protein encodes MAVPSTPTDAVGLFWSAFQDEDPSLILIPKHIMRMRTPVENYQAIPWGKAAIRRVGGDVTVVTWGNCLELAEQAAERLSSEDISIEIIDLLTLVPCDWETIEKSLSKTGRLVVINEDSRTCSFGQAVITEMISMPERFNYFLSPPQLVARADVPIPYNPVLEYAVLPDLTRVLEAIYTTLE; translated from the coding sequence GTGGCCGTTCCCAGCACACCCACCGATGCAGTTGGGCTTTTTTGGTCTGCATTTCAGGATGAAGATCCATCGTTGATATTGATCCCGAAGCACATCATGAGGATGCGGACGCCTGTGGAGAACTATCAAGCTATTCCGTGGGGAAAAGCTGCAATTAGGCGGGTAGGAGGCGATGTCACGGTCGTAACGTGGGGAAACTGTTTGGAGTTGGCGGAGCAAGCAGCTGAACGATTGTCAAGTGAGGACATTTCGATCGAGATCATTGACCTGCTTACGCTTGTGCCGTGTGACTGGGAAACGATTGAAAAATCCCTTTCAAAAACTGGACGGTTGGTTGTGATCAATGAGGACAGTCGTACGTGTAGTTTCGGTCAGGCTGTCATCACAGAAATGATCTCCATGCCAGAACGTTTTAATTACTTTTTGTCTCCACCGCAACTGGTGGCACGGGCGGATGTGCCTATTCCTTACAATCCAGTCTTGGAGTATGCCGTGCTGCCCGACTTGACAAGGGTGTTAGAAGCAATTTATACAACTCTAGAGTAA